AGTTTACCTAGCTAGGTTTTGATTGTTTCAGGTTAAAACTGCATTATCTCACTCTCCTAGAGACACTTTAACTTGCAAATGAAAGCATAATGGAGGCTAAATGTCTCTTAAATGGAGTAGCACAGCCAGATGCCAGTGAGCCAGAgagctttctgcagcagctgaattAAAACCTGGGTTAGCCTGATAGGGGCTGGAAGACTTTTCAGTGATTGATGCTCCTTGACCTCAAGCCACATCACACGAGCCACCCtcaccacagcactgctctggtcTGGAATTTTCTGTAGTGAGGGCAAGCGCTTCCGTGTGTGAGAAATTAAAGATCTTTACGCCTGCTGGACTAAGGTGGTCTCCAGGTCACAGCCAACCAAGCTACTGCTTGTTTAAAGCCACAGATATGCCTGGAATTTtggaaaccaaaccaaatcagAATCTTTCTCTCAAAATCTGTTTCGAGCCATGGGGGTTTTCCAGAGGTCTTCATGGATCCAAACACAAGATCAGGGACTCCTGGGTCAGGtacaggagaaaacagaaaactcaaAGCAGGAAGGATACTTAGTTCTGCTGAATCAATCACCAGTTATAACAAAGCTGTTGATTTTTAGAGttgtttttcccttaaaatgGAATACAGTAATCTGTTGATAGATGTGTTTAAGACACTTGTAAAAGGAAGTAACTTTCAACTATCACAATTTTGGAgtggaataaaaagaaacatatattttgttttatactACAGAATAGGCTTATCTAAATGAACTTCTCTATTTTATAATCCTGTAACAAACATACCTTATTTCTGTCTTGTACAACCAACACCTTCCCAGTGCTTTCATCTAGAACAGCACCTGGTATAGAAAGAATATTGAGGAAGATGAAGCATTTGGGATAACTATGTTCAATCCTAACAACCAAAATTTAACATATTTTGATAAAGCATAACAAACCTCTAATGGTAACATGTACAGTTAGGAAGGTTTGTATGGaggaatcacagagtggtttgtCAGTGGAAAATGGATGCAcaataaaatatcagaaaaaggtTAAGTACCCCATATAAAAATTCAAAGTTGGCAGTACCAAGATAAAAAATTGCAACATTTAAGTTCCAGATTagacaagaaatgaaaagaaaaacttgctTGTGTTAATATCAGAACTAAAGAATGCAAGATCAAGGGGTTACCCAAACAATCTGGCAAAGCTGCTTGCTTCAGCAGAGACGTGCCTGTAATCTTCCTCAAATAACAGAATTTTCCAGTGACTCTGGCTGAGAAGCCACCCTTAAGGGGGATGAATTTTTCTCCAGTGAAATTCATGataaaccccccccccccacctgCTGTAGTGAAGATTTGAGTGGTTTTGGGTTAATAACACACCAGGTTTAGTACTCTGGGCTGACTGTACAGTAATGTTCAGCTGTGTGACTATCTCTGAACTCGCACTACCCGGCTAACAACTCATGACAGGAACTGTGCTGTAATCTGAGCCAACTTCTTAATCAAAAAGTGTTGCTTCCAAGTGGAAAAGTGACACTTTCACTCGACGAAGAAGCCTGTCTGACTAagaagtgctgcttttccttatGTCCTCATGCTCAGCCCATGACTTTCTCCCTCAGGTTACAAGTTTTCCTACTTTCTGAACTCCAAGTGCTTTCATGTTTAATTATGTCATGCTCACTGgtcatactttaaaaatgtcCTTCCCttaaaacaggtatttttctcagattttaaaGAGTGCTGTGGTGCTTCTTGCCAGGATCTCTTCCACATCAGTCATACATGGCTTTCAAATTAGAGgttaacagtaaaaaaaagctTATGTCATTTTATAGCCAGAGGAAGAGGATACAGGCACATCTGTGATGACATGTGCATTTAAAATGCTATGGGGAAGTATATCCACAGAAAGGAATTATTAAGGATGAGTGTCCAACTAAAAACAACCTCTGTTTTTTAGTAATACATGGCAGAGTTATGTGTAGGAGGAATATTTCAAAGATGAAGTACCAGTCCTCCTTCAAGCTATGTCAAAGGACGTGCTTTAAGAGGGTAGTCACATATCTGCCTCCCTGTGGCTTGTGACTTTATGATTTCATTCCTCCTGTAAATATTTAGCAGTGTCCAAGTTCAACTATTGTAATGATTAAAAGAGGGAACgtaagaaaagcaggaggaacTCTGTGATTAGAGGGTTTGTTTTCTAGAAAAGTCATTCCTCAGCCAAAGGGTTTGCTGAGATCACGGAGGGCTCGTGAAGGCAGGAGACTGCCATTTGAATCAAACAGAAAGTGTGTTTGCTCTCCTCTGTTCCCCCGAAATTGAAGCCTGTGCATGTAATTTTTGGCAGTGTAATTCCCAGTGAGATGATCAGAGTCTCTGCTAGAGGATTCCTAAATCCagagcaagaagaaagaaaacacactaGCAGGATTTGCTGTCTGGTCTCATGTTCCCTCGCTGGACCACACCTGGTGACCAGTGAGATCAGAGCTTGACTGCAGGCCCTGAAGTGTGGTTTCTAAAACTCTCCCTCCTGCTACAAATGTGGCACCTGGAGCTTTAAATCATCTAGTGCCACGATGACTTTCGTGCCACGATGACTTTCTGGAAAGGTTTATACTTGCAACCCAACCAAGTAATCACTATTACAACACCACTTGGTTTTGAATGTTCTCTTTTGGAAAATAGgtaagaaaagcattaaaaaaaaagaatccctTAGCCAACTCCAGATAATGAGTAATGGAGGGGAAAACTATCTTCATCCTACCTCTTTTATTTATGACTGATGTAAAAATGCATGCAAAGATGTTCAGTGTTGAAAAGCACTTGTCAACCACAGAATGAGTGCAGACACAACTGCCTGCactgaaaacaacagcagaCAGGAATAGCTATTTGCAAAATAGTTCTAATGGGAACTACTTTTAAGTCACTTCTGATAAGTGACTTGCCAAACCTATCTACCTCCATCTTCCTGTGCAGTTTCACAGTTGCTCATTTTAGATTTCCTTAAGTAACAGGATTGGCCAAGGCTGATGATCCTCTGTGTGTGAAGACTCTCCTTCCAGGAGTCCTTCAACTCCAAGGACCTTGTTTCAACAAGTGGATTAAGGTGGTAGCAATGCAAATAACAGCTGTATTGTAAGGCTTGTAGTGCATGAGCGggggaagaaaatgctttttatttttcttcctctccttttacTTTCCTTCCTCAGCTTGTCCTCTCATGCCAGGTACATGGCATATTTACAAACATGTCACTTTCTGGATGGCAGGCCACATCCTCCTCGGAGGTGGAGaattttggaaatgctttttaaaaacatgttaatCACTTAATACACCAGAGACTCCTCTGTATCTTTACACATGTGGAAAATCCTGCCGCCTACAAACGGATGCAGTAACTTAGCTGGAAGACACATCACACATTCCACTATTTCTAAACAATAATGGCCAAGCCCAATGAGTAACGTTTGCTACTCTCTGCTTGGCCACTCTCATCCAGTCTGGTAAAACATGACCTGACCCTGCTTATTCACACCTTTGTCATCGCTTGGCTGGATGGTCCTGAGGCAcaagccctggctgtgctgtgtttgctgcgTGGGAAACTCCAGAcaggaggaaaaccagctgcTGGTCTACTTGGCAATGAGACTTGCTACctgttccctgtgctggctTCCTGCTGGCCAGCCAAGCACTCTCCacatctctgcttttcattttcaggatgCTCAGAGGATTGAGTCCTGCATTTCACTGGCCACAGCTTTGGCATAGACTCTCACCAGcaaattcattttatttactACAGACACGTTGTGAAATACTTTTTggttaggaaataaaaatgccttGAGTTTGACCCCCCTCCCcaatatacatatttaaataatttattatttcaataaaatgaattaaaaatagaacGGAGCCTTTCCACTACCCAGGGTCTCCCTCCTAAAGAAGACAAAGCAATAAACCTACCAGGTGGTATCCACACTGCTTAGTGTGTTTTTGGGATGTGTTCCAGATCCACTGACAGTGAgtggaacaaaagaaaaaaaccccacatagCAGTCATTATTTAACACTTGTTTACCTGACTAAAATGCTTTCCTTAAGTATTTACCTCCTTTAAAGAAATTCCCAATAATGAATAAAAGTGTACAGGTTTGAAAAATGGTAGCAAAGAACACATACATTATATGTTGTGCAATTTTAAAACCTGTACAATAAATTAGGAAATCCATATACCTGCACTCACCAaacttttctttgaagtttCCTCCTACTTGCAGAGTGCCAAGTGCTTCGAAGCACAACTGCAAATTATgctctgaaaatacatttttaaatgtttatttgaaaatctttcagaattatgatttttcttctagTCCTTTCTGATGCCCACAGGGGTCTCAACTCATCTCTTACATGATCTCCTTTCAAGCAGCACTTTCAGCTGTGCCAAGTTCTACTTCAGAAAACCTCTCACTTAGTCAGGTTTCCTCACAAGGAGTAACACGGTGTATTTGCGAGTAGGATGCACCGTCCTGTTCCAGTTTAATGCCACATATTTTAATGGTGAGGTTTCCATACCTCAGGAAAACATGCTCCAACATGTCCATTGACAAACTCCAAGTCCGCCTTCAGCATCCACCCTGCCCTCTGCTGGTCTTGGAAGAAGACTACCGGTGGCAGTATCACTGTTTTGTAATTCAAGAggctttttcccccaaacttCCTTTTACCTGACCTGCTGCTACACAGAACAAACCATCTTTTGTGAGTTCTTCCTAACTAGATTTTTCAAATTGCTGTTTATGGGCCTCAACACCACTTGCTGAAGAAATAACATCCCACATGGTCCCTGTGAGCCAAGTACAAACAAGTCAGGGTTGTAACTGGAGAGATTTGCTCTCCCCAATCTTGTGATTTCTGTGCATTAATGTAACCCTTAACCAGTACATGAAGGGTCCAAGCCAAGCTCCAATTACAGATTACTGAGTGATGGGATAAGTAATGGTAGATCTGCAGAACTCTGctgagagagaggggaaaaccaCTCGAATTCAGTGAAGCTAACTCCAAGCTGACAGTATTTTCGGCTCATCATCAGTCCCTTGTACTGTGCTAtatgaaaaactaaaaaagggGAGACTTGTCTAGTTCCTCAGAAATTTTTTCAGTTATGGAATGACTTTCCTACTGTGGTTTTGGGAGGTCTAGATGGATTAAGACTACggtgtttgtttgggtttttttgtaaaatatatggTTGGATTGAAGACTTCTAGGCACAGCTTAGATCAGCCTTCAGACCACTGCAATTTAGTCTAATAGTTGCTTTAGCTTCTGAACAATCTTGTTGGGTCAAGTTTTCCCCATTTAAACACATTAACTTGAGCATAGTTTAGGCAGGTACACATATtaagcacacagagcagagaagtgCTTTCTCTTAAGTCAGTggttactttttcattttaaaatgcagtagGCAGCTGGTTTCCACATGCTGGTTGTACAGAGGAACAGTTCCTACTGAACGTGCTCCTAAGGGCTCCTTCAAGACTTTCTGTGGGTGCAACCACTCCTGTAACTCACCTGCAACCCCCAGCTGGTGTGTGGCAAACCCCGGCAGCCTGCtgggcccctctcccagccacAGCGTCAGGGTAGACGAGCCCTGCTCAGCGTGGTGAAAAGCAAAGCCTTGGGAAGCAGCCACCGCCACAAGGCTGCTCTGGAGGATGGGGACATGGAGCCAGACAGCAACACGGCCTTCGTCCCGCCACTGAGACACGGACTCTGCAAGAGAGGGAAGCGAGGAGGGTCAGGGACCCCTTTGCCCTTGACCTGTGTGGTTTTAAGCCTTACCACGCACTACAGCCGTTGGTAATGTgcaaaaatctgtatttttcaccTCATTTACCACAGGGTGAAACTATTGTTGGTGGGAGAAACTCGCCAGCAGTGTCAGAGGCTGCCAGCTTGACATATTATGTGGCACAACTTGGTGTTCATGTGCAAAATGATGGCTTTTCCATCACGGGTCTGCCATGAGAAACAGGGGAATCTACTCTCCTAGACACCAACTGTCCCACTGGACAGTTCCTCAGTACAAGGAAGATAAGGAACTACTGGACTGGGTCCAGTGGAGGCCATAAAAAGGATGAGGAGTCTGGACCATCTGTCTCATGAGGAGAGACTGCGGGAGCTGGACCTGTTCAGTCTGGACAAGATGAGTCTCAGATGGGAGCTCATCAATCCATACAAATATCTCAAAGGTGGTGCCAAGAGAATGATGCCAGACTCTTTTTCactggtgcccagtgacaggacaaggaggaatggccATAAACTGAAACACATTAAGTTTCACCTGAACAccaggaagaacttcttcacactgagtggcagagcactggaacaggctgcccagtgaGGGCGTGGAGTCtcctctggagacattccaaatCCACCTGCTGTGGTTTGTCactcctgtgtcacctgctccgGGCgattggactggatgatctccagaggtcccttctaaccctagctattctatggttctgtgaacAACATCTACTCCCGCCTGCCAGCGCCCTCCACCTCACGGCCGCGGCTCAAGGTCTTTGAGGGGAAGGCGGTGGTTGAGAGCGCCCCCTGGCGGGACCCCCGCCACCCCTCACAcaccgccccccgcccgccccgtGACTCGGGACCCCCGCCCGGCACTTGCCCCGCAGCCACCGCCCGAAGGAAGCCCGCTCCAGCCGCGGGGACCCGCGCAGCTCGCCCAGGTCCACGCTCACCCCCCCGAACTTGTCCGGCCTCACCCGCAGCCCCGCCAGGGCCGCCCAGCCCCGCACCCTCCGCATCGCCCGCCACGGCCCCGCCATGGCGCTGagcggggcggggagcggccgcCCGCGGGGCGGTGCCAACCTCTGCGCCGGAACCACTCTGCGGCGGCCGTGGGGCAGCATGTCCGCCTCTTCTGCCAGAAGGAAGAGTAAGGGGCGCTCGGCCGCGGGTGGCGGCTCCCCGCGGGATGGTCCCCTCGAAGCTGCCGCGGGCGGGCCGCTGGCGCTGCGCGTCACCGACGCCGTGGAGGCAGGTACGGGGTACGGGTGGCGGGAacgggcagccccagccccgctgcctcAGCCGGCGCACTGAGGGCGCCTCCTTTGAATCTGAGTCCCTGCCCAGCAGCGCTCCCGGCGCCTCACGAAGGCGGGACCGGGGGGTCTCTCAGTCCAAGCCCCCATGAAACCTACTCTTATTCCCGTGGAAGGGTGCCGGCGGTAGCTAAATCGCGGTGAAAGGGGCAGTACCGAGCAGCGTGGGACCAGCGGTGTTCCCAGCCCCGCCGGCAGCCCCTCACGGGGGTCCGCGCGCTCCCCTCAGGGCAGGCGCCGTGACGGCTGCGAGGTTGTGCTTCCCGGGGAGCACGGGAAACGCCGGACTTACTGacaggaaggggagaaaaaatgatttttttttctttcctcccgAAAACTTCAGGAGATGACAAAGTCCCGAAGATGCTGCGCAGAGCGCTGGCGCAGCTGTCGCTGAGCAGCATGAAATCTGCGGATCTCTGCATAGGGCGGCCGGCCCTGCTCACCTCTGCTGAAGGGCGGCAGGAGGTGAGATCCTTTCTTGTCCCTTTAGGTGCTTTTCTCGTGTTATCACCGTGTTCCTGTTGTATTCAATAGAACCAGCATGGATCATGCATTGAGAAAGATGGTGAATATGCTCTTCTATGTTTTCTACACTGTAGTTGCATCTGTATTCTCAGTATTGGGAAAAATccatgcagctgcttttttttttcgATAAATTTATAAGTCATATGTGAATATATGGGTTATATATTTACTCATCTTTTTTCATGGATTTGTAGTATTTTCTAGTCAGCACAGTGTATGCTTTTGAGTCATCTTCAGATTGTGTAGAGAGTCCTGGTGAAATTCTTTTATCACTTTTATAGGCAAAATATAACCCCTTCCATCTTGAAAAGTGTTGTGGATCATATCTTAAGAGCTTGATGCTACTTGTGTCTTGCTCAGTGGAACCAGGTTTTAACCTAATCCTGCATATTAAAGCAGTGTTTACCTTGACTGGAAATGGGAGGAGCAAAACCTCAACTGACAGGTATTGGCTTTGAAAACTCTTCCTAGGTCTGTACTGCTTGGCCCACCACAGGCTTTCCAGGGGGGAGAATTGGGCTGGATGAAACCACACAGAAGAGCCTGAAAGTAAATCCAGGTGACACTGTCACTGTGCAGCCTGTGACTGGTGCCGTCATCCAGGCAGAGGAAGTCAGTGTAAAGTTGAGGTATGGAACTTGTTACAGCCCTGTTGAAGTTTTTATTCATCCACTTCCCTTCATTCTCTTGTCATGTCACAGAGTGGGCATTTGGATTATTGCAGAGTCTGATTATAGTTATGTCCTAAATAAAGTTACTTTACAGTTACTTTTGAAAGTGTCCTAGcacttacatttttataaattaacatCACAGTTCCCAGGCAGTCagttgcagaatttttttccatgaagaaattcctcctgatgtccagaGAACCATAGTTTCATGTAAGAAGTAAGAACATAATTTACTGAAAGAATAAATTGAAGTCCCATTGTTCAAGTACTGCCTAAGTTCCTAGATGCTTTACAGGTGTAGTTCATTCTCTGCCAATTAACACCTCTGGGTAGTGCTTGCATGCATAATTTagctttttcttccagttaAAAGAATCAATCCCTAACTTCAGGCCCCAGCAGCATATTTGAGTATGTGTTTACTCATCAGGAAAGGCTATGGTATTTTAAGAGCTCCTCTAAATTAACTGAATACACCTGTTTTCCACAGAGTTGCTTTCTTGTTGGTTAAAATCAGGAAACAGGCTTTGATTTGCAGGCTTAGGGCTCCCCCCGTTGTTCACGCTTTGAGttgcagcagctgcatctgCTTTAAATGCCTTTGGTGTGGTGCTTTTCAACGTACAGGTGTGAGTGCTTACAAAAATTGGGGACTTCCATCTGCAAAAGGGATGAAGCGAGTCTAATCTGAGAACCAGTTACATAAAAGACTAGAAAACGCTTTGTGGGGAAAACCTGTGTTTTGATAGTGGATATGCAAGTGCTCAAGGCACTGTTTTAATCAACAGAAgttgtgtatgtgtgtttgcaAGGCTGAAAGAGACCTGCCTGATCTAAATTCTTCTCAATTCAGTGCACGTAGCAGTGATTATCCTGCCTGGTGAGATGAAAAGCCTGCATTGCGTATTTGTAATTCTAAGAAATGATAAAGGTAATTTGGGATTTTgttaatttcagcattttgtttgaCAAAAGTAGCCCCAGATTGCATAGATACACTTCTTTTGTTACTATGTGTCTGATATCTTCGGGGTTAAGTCCATATGATATGAAGACTGCGAAGTGCTGTGGactctggtttggtttttaagtgCTCGGAAAACCAACTTTTTCCCTTCCTACCACAGGGACAAAGATGCCACCGTTAATGCTGAGGAAATGTCTGTGTGCCTGCTGAGGAACCTTGGTATGagttttgctgcttctcttttgaGAATTTTTGTAGTAAATCATCAAGTTCTGGATACAAGAGcaaacattttccctttgtgttCTTAATCAGGGGCTTATGGCAAAATGGGGGATGTTACTTTATTCACACTTTGTAGATTGAGATGTTGtcatctttgtctttttttcttcttttgtcttctcaTAGATGGGAAAAtagtcctaccaggaaaccttTTGGCTTTCACTTACTATGGCAAACTTTGCAACATTGTGGTGATGAAAGTGAAGGGGAGTGATGGTGCAGAGCTGATTGCACAGGGCAGTGCCATTCCCGGTGATTCCAATGAGCCAGACCTTGAGAGATCTGATTTGGAGAGCAGTGCCTTAGATTTGTCCTTACAGCTCGGCAGGATGGACATCGGTGATAGTCCAGGGGTTGCCTCCATGAGCACCCCGAGCAAAGCCGTGGATCCAGGCTCACCAGTCGCACCCAGCGGTCCAGACTCTGGGCAGGGAGACAAAACTTTCAGCACGGGAGATGGTGCAGACCTCATCCAGGATCTGGAGGTGGCTGGGAAAGCCAGCGCTGAGGGACTCCCACTAACTGGCAAAATTGGAGCAATGAGCAATACAGATTGTTTTTACTTCATTTCTTCAAGAACTAAAATCAATTTTATAGAACCAAGGACCAGTGTAGCAGAGGATGGCGAGTGTGAGTCCCGGGTCACCTATGACATGATAGGAGGCTTAAGTGGCCAGCTCAGAACTATTAGAGAAACTGTTGAACTGCCCTTGAAGCAACCTGAATTGTTCAAGAGTTACGGTATGATGCCTGAGAAATGGCTTTCTTCATTAACTTTCTTTTATAAcgtgacttttttttttttttaaacactaatTGCTCCAGGATTATGCACTTAAATGAATTTTATGTAACACTGATCTGGTAAACTTGTGTGTCCAAACAATGTCAAACTGCTTTATAATTATACTGTATGGATACTGTGAAGATGTTATGGCTAGCCTACGTGAAAAACAGTTGATCAGGGAAGAAATATGTGTCTGTACTGAAATTCCAGCATGCATGAGCAGAATTTGTAGCACATAGGAAAGACTTCTGTACTTGGACATTTGGAAGGTGCAATTGTTTGTGTTGTCCTAAAAATTTGTGTTGGTAGAGTCAGTTAATCATATCCTTTAAATGGAGAAGAACTCAGATTAATTCTTCTGCTATTTTTATCCCTGTGTGTTCCTGCAAATTTTAAGGAGGTCTTTGAGGCTTTTTACTCAAACTGCTGAGTGTGTTTAGTATGGAATTACAGGGCGGAAAACCGAAGACAATTACTGTTGCCATACATAAAGTTATAGCTAATATATATGAAAACTTAAAGGATATTTGCGACTCTGTGCTGTGTATTTATCACAAAGGGCTGTGTACCTTGTTTAGGTGTGCATTACTGTGAGACAGGGCCTTTTAcctataaatatttctttaatacCATGCCTTGGAGgccttttgtttctctctgtgaCCTCTTCCCCCACACATGCTTCAGAGAGGAGGTGATTTCAGCTGGGACAGTTTGTATAGCACACAGGTGGCTGTTTCCTGGCCATGATCCACAGGTGTCAGTGGGGTGGTGTGAGGCATCCACGAGCGGTCCAGCTCATTTGGTCCAACCCCAGCATCACCACATGGTTTTGTGGCAGCAGAGTTTGCCTCATCATGAGTGGTCTTCATACCTAGTCCCTAAAGCTTAAGCAGATTCTCTACTAATTACATGATGGCTGATGATGTTTTCTCAGGAGTTACAAACCTTTAGCCCCTCTCCAAACGTTGGGAGTCCTTGTCTGCTCACGGGCGgcaaggctggagctgaggtgagcctgTGGTTCCACAGCCCCATGTCTTGCCAGTGCCAGAAACGccacaggagggagcagcacgTGCTTTAATGTGCTGGTGAGGGAACCAGTCTGTAGAGATGCTTTTCACTTTATCCTTTGTCAGtcagcagataatttttttctcttttccagtgtATTAGTTTCTAAGGTTCAGGCTTGTGGCTTGCCCGTAAGGCATCATTCCCTGATTCTCAGTCCCACCTGATATTTCTTTGGTTATGTTTCACCAATATCTTACGTGCTGGGGTCAGGCCTTTGTCAAATATTTGTgtctgctttttgctttctaatttttcaACTTCTGTTTTTGGCTTTTGTGCCAGTTTAATTTGGCTTTGCGGGTCTGAAACTATTTTTGGTGGGCTCTTTACCTGGGATCATAATAGTGTTTCTTGCAGTTTACCTGTAATTTCCATCCAGCTTCAACTGTACACAGCAGTACCTTGTTCTTCCAAAGTCTCTTATGTTCTGTCTCTTTGGCTCTTAACATGTGCCATTAAATAGGCAAATTCACccttttaatgtgttttttcatcATCTTGCAAGCATTCTTAAATCAAGCCTCACAGTATTTCTAGAACTTTCTGGAGTGTTGAAGAGAAGTGGTTTTCTGATGTGGGAAATTTGATATAATGACACTGTAAGAGTCAT
This window of the Corvus cornix cornix isolate S_Up_H32 chromosome 4, ASM73873v5, whole genome shotgun sequence genome carries:
- the SPATA5 gene encoding ATPase family protein 2 homolog isoform X2, with the translated sequence MSASSARRKSKGRSAAGGGSPRDGPLEAAAGGPLALRVTDAVEAGDDKVPKMLRRALAQLSLSSMKSADLCIGRPALLTSAEGRQEVCTAWPTTGFPGGRIGLDETTQKSLKVNPGDTVTVQPVTGAVIQAEEVSVKLRDKDATVNAEEMSVCLLRNLDGKIVLPGNLLAFTYYGKLCNIVVMKVKGSDGAELIAQGSAIPGDSNEPDLERSDLESSALDLSLQLGRMDIGDSPGVASMSTPSKAVDPGSPVAPSGPDSGQGDKTFSTGDGADLIQDLEVAGKASAEGLPLTGKIGAMSNTDCFYFISSRTKINFIEPRTSVAEDGECESRVTYDMIGGLSGQLRTIRETVELPLKQPELFKSYGIPPPRGVLLYGPPGTGKTMIAKAIANEVGAHVTVINGPEIISKFYGESESRLRQIFAEASLRCPSIIFIDELDALCPKREGAQNEVEKRVVASLLTLMDGIGSEGSEGQLLVLGATNRPHALDAALRRPGRFDKEIEIGIPNAQDRLDILLKLLKKVPHSLTAEQLAQLADSAHGYVGADLAALCKEAGLYALRRALGKRPNLLDTEVVGSVMIAFNDFLQGMNDVRPSAMREVAIDVPKVSWSDIGGLEDVKLKLKQAVEWPLKHPESFIRMGIQPPKGVLLYGPPGCSKTMIAKALAHESGLNFLAVKLLAVATPTD